The Mesomycoplasma ovipneumoniae genome window below encodes:
- the fba gene encoding class II fructose-1,6-bisphosphate aldolase → MNLQNTKAMLEKARKNKYAIPHININNLEWTKAALLGAQAKKSPLIIATSEGALKYMGGLKTVYNLVTNLIEFLEISVPVALHLDHGSFETCKKALETGFTSVMYDGSREEFSKNLELTRQIVELANSKNATVEAEVGQIGGEEDGIIGNGEIADVDQAYEISKTGITCLAAGIGNIHGVYPSSWKSLDFDVLDQISEKTQLPLVLHGGSGLPKDQIQKAIKLGIAKINVNTELQQANAAAVTDFVVSGKIKEGKNFDPRKLLAPGTKAIQKLVEAKIVEFGSENQA, encoded by the coding sequence ATGAATCTACAAAATACAAAAGCAATGTTGGAAAAAGCTCGTAAAAACAAATACGCAATTCCACATATTAACATAAATAATCTTGAATGAACAAAAGCCGCACTTCTTGGCGCGCAAGCTAAAAAATCTCCTTTAATAATCGCGACTTCAGAAGGTGCACTAAAATATATGGGTGGTCTAAAAACTGTTTATAATTTAGTGACAAATTTAATTGAATTTTTAGAAATAAGTGTTCCTGTTGCCCTTCATTTGGATCATGGAAGTTTTGAAACTTGCAAAAAAGCTCTTGAGACAGGATTTACTTCAGTTATGTATGATGGTTCAAGAGAAGAATTTTCAAAAAATTTAGAGCTAACAAGACAAATTGTCGAACTTGCAAATTCAAAAAATGCAACAGTTGAAGCTGAAGTTGGCCAAATTGGTGGCGAAGAAGACGGAATTATCGGAAATGGCGAAATCGCTGATGTTGATCAAGCATATGAGATTTCCAAAACTGGAATTACTTGCCTAGCTGCCGGAATTGGTAACATTCATGGTGTTTATCCATCTAGTTGAAAATCTTTGGATTTTGATGTTTTAGATCAAATTTCAGAAAAAACTCAACTTCCACTGGTTTTACATGGTGGTAGTGGTCTTCCAAAAGATCAAATTCAAAAAGCAATCAAATTAGGAATTGCAAAAATTAATGTAAATACTGAACTTCAACAAGCAAACGCGGCCGCTGTAACAGATTTTGTTGTTTCTGGAAAAATTAAAGAAGGCAAAAATTTTGATCCACGAAAATTATTAGCCCCAGGAACAAAAGCGATCCAAAAACTTGTCGAGGCTAAAATTGTCGAATTTGGTTCAGAAAATCAAGCATAA
- a CDS encoding pseudouridine synthase family protein, giving the protein MIEFSVSENQVGQKLIQLVKKLLLNFNYNEIQKLFRNKKIKVNNKAESQKYLLALGDRVLIFNAKKEVQNQKKLPKIKTNLKIIYQDSNVLIVEKPKDLQVHGGNSNLDLVVWNYLKIEKTDVFMPSHVGRLDKKTSGIILYGLNYKSVVELNKKQKFFEKIYTFESKIKLKKPIKTDLFIRKNDLNQKMEVCKNEAGCSLISTTFFSKNNRNFAILHTGKKHQIRATLSHLGFPIFGDEKYNGEQKSRLFLHSFSLKFNNLDGFLSYLNEKKFVSKPEWWKP; this is encoded by the coding sequence ATGATAGAATTTAGCGTATCTGAAAATCAAGTAGGCCAAAAACTTATTCAATTAGTTAAAAAATTGCTTTTGAATTTCAATTACAACGAAATTCAAAAGCTTTTTCGTAATAAAAAAATTAAGGTCAATAATAAGGCTGAATCACAAAAATATTTGCTGGCTTTAGGTGATAGGGTTTTGATTTTTAACGCTAAAAAGGAAGTTCAAAATCAAAAAAAGTTGCCTAAAATAAAGACAAATTTAAAAATAATCTATCAAGATTCAAATGTTTTAATTGTTGAAAAACCTAAAGATTTACAGGTTCATGGCGGTAATAGTAACCTTGATTTGGTCGTTTGAAATTATTTAAAAATAGAAAAAACTGATGTTTTTATGCCCTCACATGTGGGTCGGCTTGATAAAAAAACTTCTGGAATTATTTTATACGGACTTAATTATAAAAGTGTTGTTGAACTTAATAAAAAGCAGAAATTTTTTGAGAAAATTTACACCTTTGAATCAAAAATAAAGCTAAAAAAACCTATAAAAACCGATCTTTTTATAAGGAAAAATGACCTTAATCAAAAAATGGAAGTTTGTAAAAATGAAGCAGGATGTTCCCTTATTTCTACGACATTTTTTTCTAAAAACAACAGAAATTTTGCGATTTTACATACTGGCAAAAAACATCAAATTCGAGCAACTTTATCACACCTAGGTTTTCCGATTTTTGGTGATGAAAAATACAATGGCGAGCAAAAAAGTCGCTTATTTTTGCATTCATTTTCTTTAAAATTCAATAATTTAGACGGATTTTTATCCTATTTAAACGAAAAAAAATTTGTCTCAAAACCAGAATGATGAAAACCATAG
- a CDS encoding amidase family protein — protein sequence MTKFELNINQATEKLKKDENNAVFSFFEQKNQKKGILSGMFFSIKSNFATVEGVSHGSSNSLINFRPGYNSTVFQKLIDQGAQPLIKVYNDELGLGGKGLFSFFGKILNPLDKTKLVGGSSSGSAATIDSVHFAIGSDTGDSIRRPASFVGKVGFKPSYGAVSRHGLFAYATSLDTVAWLTHNVSDSILVSQIVFGQDKNDLTSVEVQVQKVEKTKPKKVLFWNFDNEIEPYVKEKLYKLEHILQSEGVLVENMMPDLNLLKTILPVYEIISYSEATSNLSAINGLTFGNTDKNLKWEDIFLKTRTDGFGFMLQKRLIWGSFFLEQKNQEHFFIKAKKIRTLIKNYYESLLNQFDVVLFPAFYGVAPDVFGKNSEKSDKITNFILAISNLVGNPSITIPLGKHKNLPFNLAIDSKINSDASLLGFSLYIEEKIGDINVE from the coding sequence ATGACTAAATTTGAACTAAATATAAACCAAGCAACTGAAAAATTAAAAAAAGATGAAAATAATGCTGTTTTTTCTTTTTTTGAACAAAAAAATCAAAAAAAGGGAATTTTGTCAGGTATGTTTTTTAGCATAAAATCAAATTTTGCCACCGTTGAAGGAGTTTCGCATGGTTCATCAAATTCGCTTATTAATTTTAGACCTGGATATAATTCTACAGTTTTTCAAAAATTAATTGATCAAGGAGCCCAGCCATTAATTAAGGTTTATAATGACGAATTAGGTCTAGGTGGCAAAGGTCTTTTTTCTTTTTTTGGTAAAATTTTAAATCCGCTTGACAAAACTAAACTAGTTGGTGGATCATCATCAGGAAGTGCAGCAACAATTGATTCTGTCCATTTCGCAATCGGCTCAGACACTGGTGATTCAATAAGAAGACCGGCTAGTTTTGTCGGAAAAGTCGGTTTTAAACCCTCATATGGGGCTGTTTCTCGTCATGGTTTGTTTGCTTATGCAACTTCTCTTGACACAGTCGCTTGACTTACTCATAATGTTAGTGATTCGATTTTGGTTTCTCAAATAGTTTTTGGTCAAGATAAAAACGACTTAACTTCTGTTGAAGTACAAGTTCAAAAAGTTGAAAAAACTAAGCCAAAAAAAGTTTTATTCTGAAATTTTGATAACGAAATTGAACCTTATGTTAAAGAAAAACTCTATAAATTAGAGCATATTTTACAATCTGAGGGTGTTTTAGTTGAAAACATGATGCCTGATTTAAATTTGCTTAAAACAATTTTACCAGTTTATGAAATTATCTCTTACTCAGAAGCTACTTCGAATTTATCAGCAATAAACGGTTTAACTTTTGGAAATACAGACAAAAATCTAAAATGAGAAGATATTTTCTTAAAAACAAGGACAGACGGATTTGGCTTTATGCTCCAAAAAAGACTTATTTGAGGATCTTTTTTCCTTGAGCAGAAAAATCAAGAACATTTTTTCATTAAAGCAAAAAAAATAAGAACCCTAATTAAAAATTATTATGAATCACTTTTAAATCAATTTGATGTTGTGCTTTTCCCTGCTTTTTATGGAGTTGCGCCTGATGTTTTTGGAAAAAACAGTGAAAAAAGTGACAAAATTACAAATTTTATACTTGCAATTTCTAATTTAGTCGGAAACCCTTCGATAACAATCCCATTAGGAAAACACAAAAATTTACCTTTTAATCTAGCCATTGACTCAAAAATTAACTCTGATGCAAGTTTATTAGGTTTTTCACTTTATATTGAAGAAAAAATAGGTGACATTAATGTTGAATAA
- the gatB gene encoding Asp-tRNA(Asn)/Glu-tRNA(Gln) amidotransferase subunit GatB produces the protein MLNNKYLVTIGVEIHLELNTKAKMFSNSPNSSGQPNKFFNLFDLGYLGTLPKINKKAVEKAIILAKSLKMEIPSILAFDRKNYFYPDLPKGFQITQQFYPIGKNGSINVGDFSVLIERIHLEEDTAKQIHKENQTFFDYNRCGVPLIEIVTQPMLDSAEKAAQYVDEIRKLALFLGISDAKLENGSLRADINISVREKNQSFFNPKVEIKNINSISNIQKAAQLEIEEQINTYEKGQKVSQVTKKFNDKLIKNQTLRTKTNAIDYKYFPEPNLPYIELTKEFIDSIQVPLSPLEIQKKLEKHGVSTFYINQILNNFEFWTFLKNSNPENWTQSVKLFFAEIVPIINKNGFDQLYIDSDFFGNSVKKLLDNQITNSEFRQIIEIKNNKPNLDLETIIKTIFEKKLSDDEIKSLLTELASEEIRQIEQNKNNKEKLFKILIGKLIKKTKGNADPKKVNLILTEWIKNL, from the coding sequence ATGTTGAATAATAAATATTTAGTAACTATTGGGGTTGAAATTCACTTAGAACTTAATACAAAGGCAAAAATGTTCTCAAATTCGCCAAACTCAAGTGGTCAACCTAATAAATTTTTCAATCTTTTTGATTTAGGTTATCTTGGAACATTGCCAAAAATAAATAAAAAAGCTGTCGAAAAAGCAATAATTTTAGCAAAATCCTTAAAAATGGAAATTCCATCAATATTAGCTTTTGACCGGAAAAATTATTTTTACCCTGATTTGCCAAAAGGTTTTCAAATTACCCAGCAATTTTATCCAATTGGAAAAAATGGTTCAATAAATGTTGGCGATTTTAGTGTTTTAATTGAAAGAATTCACCTTGAAGAAGACACGGCAAAGCAAATTCATAAAGAAAATCAAACATTTTTTGACTATAATCGCTGTGGGGTTCCTTTAATTGAAATAGTGACTCAGCCGATGCTAGATTCGGCCGAAAAAGCTGCTCAATATGTTGATGAAATTAGAAAATTAGCTTTATTTTTAGGTATTTCTGATGCAAAACTAGAAAATGGCTCACTTCGTGCTGATATAAACATTTCAGTTCGTGAAAAAAATCAATCATTTTTTAATCCAAAAGTTGAAATTAAAAACATAAATTCAATTTCTAATATCCAAAAAGCCGCCCAACTTGAAATTGAAGAGCAAATTAATACTTACGAAAAAGGCCAAAAAGTTTCTCAAGTTACTAAAAAATTTAACGATAAACTGATAAAAAATCAAACATTACGAACCAAAACCAATGCCATAGATTATAAATATTTCCCCGAACCAAATTTGCCTTATATCGAATTAACAAAAGAATTTATTGACTCTATCCAAGTCCCACTCAGTCCTTTAGAAATCCAAAAAAAGCTCGAAAAACACGGTGTTTCTACATTTTATATTAATCAAATTTTAAATAATTTTGAATTTTGAACTTTTTTAAAAAATTCAAATCCAGAAAACTGAACCCAAAGTGTAAAATTATTTTTTGCTGAAATAGTTCCAATTATTAACAAAAACGGTTTTGACCAGCTCTATATTGACTCTGATTTTTTTGGAAATTCAGTCAAAAAATTGTTAGATAATCAAATAACTAACAGTGAATTCCGTCAAATAATTGAAATAAAAAATAACAAACCTAACTTAGATCTTGAGACCATTATAAAAACAATTTTTGAAAAAAAATTATCTGATGATGAAATTAAAAGTCTTTTGACCGAACTTGCTAGTGAGGAAATTAGACAAATTGAGCAAAATAAAAATAATAAAGAAAAATTATTTAAAATTCTGATAGGCAAATTAATCAAAAAAACAAAAGGAAATGCCGATCCTAAAAAAGTAAATCTAATTTTGACTGAATGGATAAAAAATCTTTAA
- a CDS encoding P97 family adhesin, giving the protein MPEKNKNSLILALTAVGGVAIFATTVGLVTRIRYTGENPRAELENLVSRIHNVAFKTDVFDDSTTYSQIKAQLFDNSGKLLAGTDLNKFISFYTQVNSQLRKFEPTFAPNKPFLEFIDLIPNDNDQSFELRFRAKHQIDNNRTAFSTIISKKVSFAQRSQFALAEFNSNLEKITKSFKENIQNLRRTDFSSSFSSPNLTNQKIASLTRVEDFAADINKAGTQLEAVERIAQYFPDFHKIINELNFDQNNSFPFKQGTIYNFSLEKHPGTNNFISVDSNSVPSFLVKAELTDDAKFELKNFNIEDAQLLEKIDLVPQVSSNSNPSQDANNGGKTTESGEKQIKQATYFADLDDILSKISIRKLNFLDFKIAPGEITTPSTSTVVVNLASSSTSESLPQLQQVNSVQLFQEQPQGQTEGQQQNEEQGTEGAQTQTESPEQPSSPETKSQSLEQFVNKLAVNSSTSIEFLEKINKDLYKSNQARSNSVVKAINDNLLIKPISLDFGELSPYFSQKKVSGVDFYLDINRAKATSNTLEIPVNINLYSSFFGDNNPKLLKSKQETFEIKYFKQKTETTGATHQLDKNRQEFYFINSLPDNSPQMQQVQVSAASSAQPKIHEEKIVTSTSFISKTELEKLIGDDSQKSEELKQILSNKFQYGYDFNPHESMLKSWTGNQKFPKLHDFLDFQSDDQTGSQFKIKSLKSNKFFTNEHDVAAFYAYLLSMEPTEILEYLFEIAKSANLIDPNEKINITDIKEGSIFKTAYDIKFKSESDIMGLDFNGHVKTFDTRGWFSNLFLPKTIADQFKNVHDDDKIFEKLNKISTAKTQQSSSGTNSTGTGQPEDIYKEIREKTKKINESSNTSSSGNGILTPVSTATTGETQQSAKSVEELVKEFYSTKTEKLTNLKDLLLAFYVKAKELNNFRAWAKVGSDLDYQIVFEKQTGAANYSTSETDIPSGSEGYNLTYYYKIFNKQTKTEEYQSPKTALKILVSKTDQHQSEEIKTLNKAVLSIPPSFSLLQYEKTEFDKIATTQSGDQASKKAFEETKEFKEIQEIIKKYDPTLALSVKSETKDVFHPNTTKIVLLEVTKKAQSETESSQNTTQNSEKSQLNFQIRIQKLPETAKPTTPGTTDSSTSETTTTTETATQQTSSTT; this is encoded by the coding sequence ATGCCCGAAAAAAACAAAAATTCATTAATATTAGCATTGACCGCCGTTGGTGGTGTTGCTATTTTTGCAACAACGGTTGGACTTGTAACTCGAATTCGTTATACAGGAGAAAATCCGCGAGCTGAGTTAGAAAATTTAGTTTCCCGAATCCATAATGTTGCCTTTAAAACTGATGTCTTTGATGATTCTACCACATATAGTCAAATAAAAGCACAACTTTTTGACAATAGTGGAAAATTATTAGCTGGCACTGATTTAAATAAATTTATATCTTTTTACACACAAGTTAACTCCCAATTACGCAAATTTGAGCCAACTTTTGCACCAAATAAACCATTTTTAGAATTTATTGACTTAATTCCAAACGATAATGACCAAAGTTTTGAACTTCGCTTTCGTGCAAAACACCAAATCGATAACAATCGCACCGCATTTTCAACAATTATTTCTAAAAAAGTTTCATTTGCACAACGTTCACAATTTGCTCTTGCCGAATTTAATTCCAATTTAGAAAAAATTACTAAAAGTTTCAAAGAAAACATCCAAAATTTAAGAAGAACAGATTTTAGTTCTAGTTTTTCAAGTCCAAATTTAACTAATCAAAAAATCGCATCCTTAACTCGTGTTGAGGATTTTGCCGCTGATATCAATAAAGCTGGAACTCAACTTGAGGCAGTTGAAAGAATAGCTCAATATTTCCCTGATTTTCATAAAATAATTAACGAGTTAAATTTTGATCAAAATAATTCTTTCCCTTTTAAACAAGGAACAATTTACAATTTTAGTTTAGAAAAACACCCTGGAACAAATAATTTTATTTCAGTTGATTCAAATTCAGTTCCAAGTTTTTTAGTTAAAGCTGAATTGACTGATGATGCAAAATTTGAACTTAAAAATTTTAATATCGAAGACGCTCAACTACTTGAAAAAATTGATTTAGTTCCACAAGTTAGTTCAAATTCTAACCCAAGTCAAGATGCAAATAATGGAGGAAAAACCACTGAATCTGGTGAAAAACAAATAAAACAAGCAACTTATTTTGCTGATTTAGATGATATTTTATCTAAAATTTCAATCAGAAAACTAAATTTTCTTGATTTTAAAATTGCTCCAGGGGAAATTACAACCCCAAGCACTTCAACTGTTGTAGTTAATTTAGCTTCCTCATCAACTTCTGAGTCATTACCTCAACTTCAGCAAGTAAATTCAGTCCAATTATTCCAAGAACAACCGCAAGGACAAACAGAAGGACAACAACAAAACGAAGAACAAGGAACTGAAGGTGCCCAAACCCAAACCGAATCACCAGAACAACCTTCTTCTCCTGAAACAAAATCACAAAGTTTAGAACAATTTGTTAACAAACTTGCCGTTAATTCAAGTACTTCGATAGAATTTTTAGAAAAAATAAATAAAGATCTTTATAAATCAAATCAAGCTCGATCTAATTCTGTTGTAAAAGCAATCAATGATAATCTTTTAATAAAACCGATTTCTCTTGATTTTGGTGAACTTTCTCCATATTTTTCACAAAAAAAAGTATCAGGAGTTGATTTTTATCTTGATATTAATCGTGCAAAAGCAACCTCAAATACTCTTGAAATTCCGGTAAATATTAACCTTTATTCAAGTTTTTTTGGCGACAACAACCCTAAACTATTAAAATCAAAACAAGAAACTTTTGAAATAAAATATTTCAAACAAAAAACTGAAACAACTGGCGCAACTCATCAACTTGATAAAAATCGTCAAGAATTTTATTTTATTAATTCTTTACCAGATAATTCTCCTCAAATGCAACAAGTTCAAGTTTCTGCTGCTTCATCAGCTCAGCCTAAAATTCATGAAGAAAAGATTGTAACCTCAACTTCATTTATTTCCAAGACTGAGTTAGAAAAATTAATTGGAGATGATAGTCAAAAATCTGAAGAATTAAAGCAAATTTTATCAAATAAATTCCAGTATGGATATGATTTTAATCCGCATGAATCAATGCTAAAATCATGAACAGGAAATCAAAAATTCCCTAAATTACATGATTTTCTTGATTTTCAATCTGATGATCAAACTGGCTCACAGTTTAAAATTAAATCTCTAAAATCTAACAAATTTTTCACAAACGAGCATGATGTTGCTGCTTTTTATGCTTATTTATTAAGTATGGAGCCAACTGAAATTTTAGAATATCTTTTTGAAATTGCAAAATCAGCAAACTTAATCGATCCTAATGAAAAAATAAATATAACAGACATTAAAGAAGGCAGCATTTTTAAAACCGCATATGATATAAAATTTAAGTCTGAATCTGACATTATGGGTCTAGATTTTAATGGTCATGTTAAAACTTTTGACACAAGAGGTTGATTTTCTAACTTATTTTTACCAAAAACTATCGCTGATCAATTTAAAAATGTCCATGATGATGACAAAATTTTTGAAAAACTTAACAAAATAAGTACGGCAAAAACCCAACAAAGTTCTTCAGGAACCAACTCAACAGGAACAGGTCAACCCGAAGATATCTACAAAGAAATTCGCGAAAAGACTAAGAAAATTAATGAAAGTAGTAACACTTCAAGTTCAGGAAACGGAATCTTAACACCAGTTTCAACCGCCACCACTGGTGAAACTCAACAATCCGCCAAATCTGTTGAAGAATTAGTAAAAGAATTTTATTCAACAAAAACAGAAAAACTGACAAATTTAAAAGATTTATTACTTGCATTTTATGTTAAGGCTAAAGAACTTAATAATTTTAGAGCTTGAGCAAAAGTTGGCTCAGATTTAGATTATCAAATAGTTTTTGAAAAACAAACTGGAGCAGCAAATTATTCAACATCAGAAACCGATATTCCAAGCGGATCTGAAGGGTACAATCTTACTTATTATTACAAAATTTTCAATAAACAAACTAAGACTGAAGAATATCAAAGTCCTAAAACAGCTTTAAAAATTTTGGTTTCTAAAACAGATCAACATCAATCTGAAGAAATAAAAACCCTAAATAAAGCAGTTTTAAGTATCCCACCTTCTTTTTCATTGCTTCAATATGAAAAAACTGAATTTGACAAAATAGCTACTACCCAAAGTGGTGATCAAGCTTCAAAAAAAGCTTTTGAAGAAACAAAAGAATTCAAAGAAATTCAAGAAATTATTAAAAAATATGATCCAACTTTAGCCCTTAGTGTTAAATCAGAAACAAAAGATGTTTTTCATCCTAATACAACAAAAATAGTTCTCCTTGAAGTTACCAAAAAAGCTCAAAGTGAAACCGAATCTAGCCAAAACACAACCCAAAATAGTGAAAAATCTCAACTTAATTTCCAAATCAGAATTCAAAAACTTCCAGAAACAGCAAAACCAACCACTCCAGGAACAACTGATTCAAGCACTTCAGAAACAACCACAACAACTGAAACCGCTACTCAACAAACAAGTTCAACAACATAA
- the rpoE gene encoding DNA-directed RNA polymerase subunit delta, which translates to MKTIISIAINFLKNRESAHFSDIFLEVQIALMSKWENQLPNLSTDKILTLKRGELYKLLTIDGSFVALGNNYWALRSDILI; encoded by the coding sequence ATGAAAACTATAATTTCAATAGCAATAAATTTTCTAAAAAACCGAGAATCTGCCCATTTTAGCGACATTTTTCTTGAAGTTCAGATTGCCCTGATGTCAAAATGAGAAAATCAATTACCTAATTTATCTACAGATAAAATTTTAACTTTAAAAAGAGGCGAGCTCTATAAATTATTAACAATTGATGGTAGTTTTGTTGCTTTGGGCAATAATTACTGAGCACTTAGAAGTGATATTTTAATTTAA
- a CDS encoding glutamyl-tRNA amidotransferase has translation MDREKIIKLAKSLYFVPSEKVIETVLQEKDQMLNRINFLHTFDTKDVPSLEKINSFPKGIEILFDDEPNFSDFRSQLFTNSVHASQNEIITKKVIDD, from the coding sequence ATGGATAGAGAAAAAATAATCAAACTTGCAAAATCGTTGTATTTTGTTCCTAGTGAAAAAGTAATTGAAACCGTTTTACAAGAAAAAGACCAAATGCTAAACCGCATTAATTTTTTGCATACTTTTGATACAAAAGACGTTCCTAGTTTGGAAAAAATCAACTCTTTTCCAAAAGGAATTGAAATTTTATTCGATGACGAGCCAAATTTTTCTGATTTTAGATCTCAACTTTTTACAAATTCAGTCCACGCAAGTCAAAATGAAATTATAACCAAAAAGGTGATTGATGACTAA